Proteins from a single region of Halodesulfovibrio sp. MK-HDV:
- a CDS encoding Eco57I restriction-modification methylase domain-containing protein has translation MQPLDKTLRNQLERTIKNARDLAENAARAALEQLGVGAPTPFSHLDEQDRRLRRKLRVHGRQLGDAKDSKGSQETTRLLEEVAYEHWHRMLFARFLAENDLLMYPDPDEPVAITLEECEDLASEEDAATGWELAARYAAQMLPQIFRLESPIVQLTLPPEYQQRLEQLVAKLPQEVFTASDSLGWVYQFWQAKKKDQVNDSEVKIGARELPAVTQLFTEPYMVSFLLDNSLGAWWAAKQLSEADLKTANNEEELRQKAAIPGVPLEYLRFVQQNDSSWTPASDSFESWPNQLTELKTLDPCCGSGHFLVALFLMLVPIRMHVENLSAQRAADAVLKENLHGLELDQRCVELAAFALALAAWKYPNAGGYRPLPELNIACSGLSVGASKEQWTTLAAPQTKLRNALDLLYDEFEQAPILGSLLNPTRSIATNLVNIDELSQLLKKTLAFEQTDEHFETSVVAQGVTKATSLLTSRYHWVITNVPYLKKSKQCSALQSFCEQHYPTAKADLATVFLERCVELCTKGGTSSIVLPQSWLFLSSYTKFRKKILNNTCLHSIARLGPGAFETISGEVVKAILITLSSNTNETQHKELFQNTNNTNQLCGQDVSETPTISEKIFQLQHANITSVCQRDQLKKPDARIAFTTEDKFPLLNNYVNSLVGIQTGDDPRYLVSFWEIPWNNPLWAPLQSTPERYSEYGGQSWMIRWEDKAGELHKSKGARIQGTEAVGKNGIAIHRMGTIFPYHYSNRLYHQNIAVLLPKDEKFLPAIWCFCSSSQYANKIKQIDQSLKVTNATLGKVPFDINYWTQAAAQKYPAGLPKPFTSDPTQWVFHGHPCASTIWNENSKRTVNDTLRHDDTVLQVAIAKLLGFRWPAELDADMELAQEQHRCVALCQDLLTYADDDGIVCIPPVRGEASAADRLHNLLVAAYGDAWAKDTLATLLATVGHTGKSLETWLRDKFFTQHCKLFQHRPFIWHIWDGLQDGFAALVNYHKLNHKLLETLIYTYLGDWIIRQKQDISNGVDGAQDRLAAAESLKKKLELLLEGEAPYDIFIRWKSLEEQPVGWNPDINDGVRLNIRPFMTAEDVKKKGAGVLRDKPNIKWGKDRGKDRGKDVESAPWYHLFKGDRINDHHLSLAEKSAVRKANK, from the coding sequence ATGCAGCCGCTTGATAAAACGTTACGAAATCAACTTGAACGTACTATAAAAAATGCACGTGACCTCGCTGAAAATGCAGCCCGAGCCGCGCTTGAACAACTGGGGGTTGGTGCGCCTACCCCGTTTTCTCACTTGGACGAACAAGATCGAAGACTTCGCCGAAAACTCCGTGTTCATGGAAGACAACTTGGGGATGCTAAAGACAGTAAAGGTAGTCAAGAGACTACTCGCCTTCTCGAAGAAGTAGCTTATGAGCACTGGCACCGCATGCTCTTTGCACGCTTCTTAGCTGAGAATGACTTGCTAATGTATCCTGATCCAGACGAACCAGTCGCTATTACCTTAGAAGAATGTGAAGATCTTGCTAGCGAAGAAGATGCTGCAACCGGCTGGGAACTGGCTGCTCGTTACGCCGCTCAAATGTTGCCGCAAATATTTCGCCTGGAATCCCCTATAGTTCAGCTTACTCTTCCACCAGAATATCAGCAGAGACTTGAGCAATTGGTGGCCAAACTGCCACAAGAAGTATTTACGGCTTCTGATAGCCTAGGTTGGGTTTACCAGTTTTGGCAGGCAAAAAAGAAAGATCAAGTTAACGACTCGGAAGTAAAAATTGGAGCACGTGAACTTCCTGCTGTTACTCAGCTCTTTACTGAGCCATACATGGTATCTTTTTTGTTAGATAACTCTCTTGGAGCGTGGTGGGCAGCAAAACAACTGAGTGAAGCTGACCTTAAAACTGCTAATAATGAAGAGGAATTACGACAAAAGGCTGCTATCCCTGGGGTACCGCTTGAATATCTACGCTTTGTCCAACAGAACGATAGTTCTTGGACTCCTGCGTCAGATTCATTTGAGAGCTGGCCAAATCAGCTTACCGAATTAAAAACCCTTGATCCTTGCTGTGGTTCTGGTCATTTCTTGGTAGCTCTTTTTTTAATGCTGGTTCCTATACGCATGCACGTTGAAAACCTATCAGCTCAACGAGCTGCCGATGCAGTACTTAAAGAAAACCTTCACGGACTTGAGCTTGATCAACGTTGCGTAGAACTAGCAGCCTTTGCCTTAGCACTCGCTGCTTGGAAATATCCTAATGCAGGAGGCTATAGGCCGTTACCAGAACTTAACATTGCATGCTCTGGTCTTTCTGTTGGTGCAAGCAAAGAACAATGGACAACCCTTGCTGCACCACAAACAAAACTGAGAAATGCTCTCGATCTTCTGTATGATGAATTCGAACAAGCACCAATACTGGGGAGCTTACTTAATCCAACACGCAGTATCGCAACAAATTTAGTTAATATAGATGAATTATCCCAACTTCTTAAAAAAACACTTGCTTTTGAACAAACAGATGAACATTTTGAAACTTCAGTAGTAGCACAAGGTGTAACAAAAGCAACGTCTCTACTGACATCACGTTATCATTGGGTGATAACAAATGTTCCCTATCTCAAAAAATCTAAGCAGTGTAGTGCATTACAATCTTTCTGTGAACAGCATTACCCCACAGCAAAAGCAGATCTTGCAACTGTCTTTCTTGAGCGCTGTGTAGAATTATGTACAAAAGGAGGAACATCCAGCATAGTCCTACCGCAAAGTTGGCTTTTTTTGAGCAGTTACACTAAATTTAGAAAAAAAATCCTCAATAATACTTGCTTGCATTCAATTGCCCGCCTAGGCCCTGGAGCCTTTGAAACAATCAGTGGCGAAGTTGTTAAAGCAATTTTAATAACCCTGTCTAGCAACACCAATGAAACACAACACAAGGAACTATTTCAAAACACAAACAATACTAACCAGCTCTGCGGCCAAGATGTTTCCGAAACTCCAACAATAAGTGAAAAAATATTTCAGCTACAACATGCTAATATCACCAGTGTGTGCCAACGTGACCAGTTAAAAAAACCTGATGCAAGGATAGCTTTCACTACCGAAGATAAGTTTCCGTTACTCAACAACTACGTAAACAGCCTTGTTGGGATTCAAACAGGTGATGACCCTCGTTACCTAGTTAGCTTCTGGGAAATTCCATGGAACAATCCTCTTTGGGCTCCACTGCAAAGCACACCAGAACGTTATTCTGAATATGGGGGACAATCGTGGATGATTCGTTGGGAGGACAAAGCCGGTGAACTTCACAAGTCAAAAGGAGCAAGAATACAAGGGACAGAAGCTGTAGGAAAAAATGGAATAGCAATCCATAGGATGGGCACTATTTTTCCATATCATTATAGCAACCGCTTATATCATCAAAACATTGCGGTGTTGCTACCTAAAGATGAAAAATTCCTGCCTGCAATCTGGTGTTTTTGTTCCTCTTCACAATATGCCAACAAGATAAAGCAGATTGACCAAAGTCTAAAAGTTACTAATGCGACTCTTGGTAAAGTCCCATTTGACATCAATTACTGGACTCAAGCTGCAGCTCAAAAATATCCAGCAGGATTACCCAAACCATTTACATCTGATCCAACCCAATGGGTATTTCACGGGCATCCTTGTGCGTCTACCATATGGAATGAGAATTCAAAGAGGACTGTCAATGACACATTGCGCCACGATGACACAGTGCTACAAGTTGCAATAGCTAAACTCTTAGGCTTTCGCTGGCCAGCCGAACTTGACGCTGACATGGAGCTAGCTCAAGAACAACATCGATGTGTAGCTCTATGCCAGGATTTGCTAACTTATGCAGACGACGATGGTATCGTCTGCATCCCCCCCGTGCGGGGCGAGGCGTCTGCTGCCGATCGGCTACATAACTTATTAGTTGCGGCCTATGGTGATGCTTGGGCTAAAGATACGCTTGCAACCCTACTTGCAACAGTTGGACATACTGGCAAATCATTAGAAACTTGGCTGCGCGATAAATTTTTCACACAACATTGTAAGCTGTTCCAGCACCGCCCATTTATTTGGCATATTTGGGATGGACTTCAAGACGGCTTTGCGGCCTTAGTCAATTACCATAAACTTAACCATAAGCTCCTAGAAACACTTATTTACACATATCTTGGAGATTGGATTATTCGCCAGAAGCAAGATATCTCCAATGGCGTCGATGGCGCACAAGACCGTCTTGCTGCCGCAGAATCGCTTAAGAAAAAATTAGAACTTCTTCTCGAAGGTGAAGCACCATACGACATTTTTATTCGCTGGAAATCACTTGAAGAACAGCCTGTTGGATGGAATCCTGACATTAACGATGGCGTGCGTCTTAACATCCGCCCATTTATGACGGCAGAGGATGTAAAGAAAAAAGGTGCAGGTGTCCTAAGAGACAAACCAAACATAAAATGGGGAAAAGATAGAGGCAAAGATAGAGGCAAAGATGTGGAATCTGCCCCATGGTATCACCTCTTCAAAGGAGATCGTATTAACGATCACCACCTCTCATTAGCTGAAAAAAGTGCCGTTCGAAAGGCTAACAAATGA
- the pglZ gene encoding BREX-1 system phosphatase PglZ type B, whose protein sequence is MKVVDQLIKNLRNTATFNPDAQVAPACILWPDPSRQWESIIPSLQEKLPELMCLGDYTAEKKTGPAIWLRCAIANCVEDLDLTKNQTPILYLPGVGRQDLRAIESCPENIKPLAELQYRGIIWSQVSAKDWTILAFLKSDQGGLGLHVSQNANTKNAMRLAMRKFLNEDLTSLKGKYLDQDYFNALLSGGDFTRNLLQWIDQGDSIKEEIGTLEWNAFVEICVSQLSFNPQSEGLLAAATNLASHNGPWSVVWDRYCEAPIRYQNIPHQIRRCAPPLTNMLWHMSDGPFPGWPQWNEQQEKNLHQEMMNLAKLPPHLARKKILELEKQHGHRRSLIWAELNEAPLACALEHLASVAKETAINLAAGTVEELATKYANYGWQVDDAVLRSLAYTESISSFEAIKTAIRSCYLSWLEDSARYLQDITTQSHYPGGTYLTAKPLSTSPGDCVLFVDGLRFDAAMRLKDKLNKTGFSTLEEPIWSALPSMTATGKPAVTPVHGKIRGEIPNPEFVPNVIESGSPLIRNGLLKKLLNNAGWATLTISDNSSNDEYAWCETGDIDSEGHHRGWKLAKHLDPILIEIHDRIAELLAAGWKRVQVVTDHGWILLPGGLPKIDLPKTLTESKGKRYAAIKPGVSTDERLYQWYWNPNHQVALANGIACFQHGEEYAHGGLSLQECLTLKLIVTPGKNKQLAPAVEITDSGWKGLRFTIAVDGNFTDLRLDIREEAGNAESSIVLNKKKLKENGTASVVIDDDSKEGQKAMVVLLGSDDSLIAQLPTIIGGEN, encoded by the coding sequence ATGAAAGTAGTAGACCAACTTATTAAAAACTTGCGCAACACAGCCACATTCAATCCAGATGCGCAAGTTGCACCTGCGTGTATTTTGTGGCCAGATCCGTCACGTCAATGGGAGTCCATTATTCCATCTCTTCAAGAGAAACTCCCTGAGCTTATGTGTCTTGGCGATTACACAGCAGAAAAGAAAACTGGTCCTGCAATCTGGCTTCGCTGTGCCATTGCTAATTGTGTTGAAGATCTTGATCTTACAAAAAATCAAACCCCGATCCTTTACCTTCCGGGAGTTGGCAGACAAGATCTTAGAGCCATCGAAAGCTGTCCTGAAAATATAAAACCACTAGCAGAACTACAGTACCGCGGTATTATTTGGTCACAAGTTAGCGCAAAGGACTGGACAATTTTAGCATTTCTAAAATCAGACCAAGGCGGCCTAGGCTTACATGTCTCGCAAAACGCTAACACCAAGAATGCAATGCGCCTTGCAATGCGAAAGTTTCTCAATGAAGATCTTACGTCGTTAAAAGGGAAATACCTCGATCAAGATTACTTCAACGCCCTGCTCTCTGGTGGAGACTTTACTCGCAACCTACTTCAATGGATTGACCAAGGCGACTCAATTAAAGAAGAAATAGGAACACTTGAATGGAACGCATTCGTAGAAATTTGTGTTTCTCAATTATCCTTTAATCCACAAAGTGAAGGACTTCTGGCAGCTGCAACTAACCTTGCAAGTCACAATGGACCGTGGAGTGTTGTTTGGGACCGTTACTGCGAAGCCCCAATTCGCTATCAAAACATTCCACATCAAATTAGAAGATGCGCCCCTCCACTCACTAATATGCTTTGGCATATGAGTGACGGACCATTCCCTGGATGGCCACAATGGAACGAGCAACAAGAAAAAAATCTTCATCAAGAAATGATGAATCTTGCAAAGCTTCCACCGCACCTTGCTAGAAAAAAAATCTTAGAGTTAGAAAAACAACACGGACACAGACGCTCTTTGATTTGGGCAGAGTTGAACGAAGCCCCGCTTGCTTGCGCCTTAGAGCATCTAGCATCGGTAGCTAAAGAGACTGCCATCAACCTTGCTGCAGGTACTGTCGAAGAACTCGCTACAAAATACGCAAATTACGGCTGGCAAGTGGATGACGCAGTACTAAGGTCATTAGCTTACACGGAAAGTATAAGTAGTTTTGAAGCAATCAAGACTGCTATTCGATCCTGTTATCTATCATGGTTAGAAGATTCAGCTCGTTATCTTCAAGACATAACAACTCAATCGCACTACCCTGGAGGGACTTACCTCACAGCAAAGCCTCTATCTACCTCGCCTGGAGATTGTGTATTATTCGTAGACGGATTACGTTTTGATGCAGCTATGCGCTTGAAGGACAAACTTAATAAAACAGGCTTTTCTACTTTAGAGGAACCTATTTGGTCAGCTCTTCCTAGCATGACTGCAACAGGAAAACCTGCAGTTACCCCAGTACACGGAAAAATTCGGGGAGAAATACCAAATCCTGAATTTGTACCTAATGTTATAGAGTCCGGGTCGCCTTTAATAAGGAACGGCCTCCTCAAAAAATTGCTCAACAATGCAGGATGGGCAACACTAACAATCTCAGATAACTCATCAAATGATGAATATGCATGGTGTGAAACAGGAGACATTGACAGCGAAGGGCACCATCGAGGATGGAAGCTTGCCAAGCATCTTGATCCAATACTTATTGAAATCCATGATCGAATCGCTGAGTTATTGGCTGCGGGCTGGAAGCGTGTCCAAGTCGTTACAGACCATGGCTGGATACTACTTCCTGGAGGGTTGCCCAAGATAGATTTACCCAAAACTCTTACAGAGAGTAAAGGAAAACGCTACGCAGCGATTAAACCTGGGGTCTCCACTGACGAACGGTTATATCAATGGTATTGGAATCCCAACCACCAAGTTGCTTTAGCAAACGGTATTGCCTGCTTCCAACATGGGGAAGAATACGCACATGGTGGACTAAGTTTACAAGAATGCCTAACTCTCAAACTTATTGTAACCCCAGGTAAAAACAAACAACTAGCTCCTGCTGTTGAAATTACAGATTCTGGTTGGAAAGGATTACGCTTCACAATTGCTGTCGATGGCAATTTCACGGATTTACGTTTGGACATCAGAGAAGAAGCTGGAAACGCAGAATCCAGCATTGTTCTTAATAAAAAGAAACTAAAAGAGAATGGAACTGCCTCTGTTGTTATTGATGATGATAGTAAAGAGGGGCAGAAAGCTATGGTAGTATTACTAGGCTCCGATGATTCTCTTATTGCTCAGCTACCAACTATTATTGGTGGAGAAAACTAA
- a CDS encoding GIY-YIG nuclease family protein: MLSGKQPFSIHMFLPDGDPEGLRIISRSNWTGVGVAFTRTGYKTASKEEEFSSTGVYILVGIDNESSLPAVYIGEGDPVLNRLNSHYAEKDFWDWGIFFASKDGSLNKAHVKYLESRLLQLAKEAKKSNLTNSNGSSRPTLSKADTADVESFLIDVLRIVPLVGLSIFDKPDETEKNNITMLYASGKGLKATGYESSKGFVVTASSEASLTETPSLSDSVRTIRKDLRAKTVIREDSNKFTFAQDYIFKSPSMAADVVLGRSANGRTEWRDKNGRTLKKLQEQENNTA; encoded by the coding sequence ATGCTTTCTGGAAAACAGCCATTCTCCATCCACATGTTTCTCCCTGACGGTGACCCGGAAGGATTACGCATTATCTCACGTTCAAACTGGACGGGGGTAGGTGTTGCCTTCACAAGAACCGGATACAAAACGGCATCGAAGGAAGAGGAATTTTCTTCAACTGGCGTATATATTCTGGTCGGCATTGATAATGAAAGTAGCTTGCCAGCCGTCTACATCGGTGAAGGCGATCCCGTTCTAAACCGACTAAATAGCCACTACGCAGAAAAAGACTTCTGGGACTGGGGAATATTCTTTGCTTCCAAAGACGGTAGCCTTAACAAGGCTCACGTAAAATATCTTGAAAGCCGCTTACTCCAGCTTGCAAAAGAGGCTAAGAAATCAAATCTTACAAACTCTAATGGCTCCAGCAGACCAACATTATCCAAAGCAGACACCGCAGACGTTGAAAGCTTTCTTATTGATGTTCTAAGAATAGTTCCCTTAGTGGGGCTGTCTATTTTTGATAAGCCGGATGAAACAGAGAAAAACAACATCACCATGCTCTACGCATCCGGCAAAGGCTTGAAAGCAACTGGATACGAATCCTCAAAAGGGTTTGTTGTAACAGCCAGTTCTGAAGCATCATTAACAGAAACGCCTAGTCTTTCTGACAGTGTGCGAACCATTCGAAAAGATTTACGAGCAAAAACAGTCATACGTGAAGATTCGAACAAATTCACGTTCGCTCAAGACTATATTTTCAAATCTCCCAGCATGGCCGCAGATGTCGTTTTAGGCAGATCAGCCAACGGCAGGACAGAGTGGAGAGATAAAAATGGAAGAACGTTAAAAAAACTTCAAGAGCAGGAAAACAATACTGCTTAA
- the brxL gene encoding protease Lon-related BREX system protein BrxL, with protein sequence MLETDALDSKAATSLEGFLVRKDLVRTFSRQFPVPTYVVEFLLGRYCASTDQDEIDEGLEIVERQLKSRTVKAGEEELFKARARENGEVKIIDLITARLDARTDSYIATLPSLQLTDVRINSDLVNQHERMLTGGFYAEVTLSYDAAIAQESKGRPFGVESLREIQLSKRNVLDTLAEARHKFSTEEWKDFLLRSIGVEPQKLTERQRDAFMLRMVPFVERNYNVMELGPRGTGKSHLFQQVSPYAHLISGGKATVARMFVNNATGQRGLVCQYDVVCFDEVSGISFDQKDGVNIMKGYMESGEFSRGKESIRADGSIVLVGNFDVDVEHQQRIGHLFGPMPPEMKDDTAFMDRIHAFLPGWDIPKISKELLTNHFGLVSDFLSECWTQLRNQSRVSVLQNRVFFGGALSGRDTNAVNKTVSGLIKLLYPSGGTVSDEDLEWAVHLAMESRRRVKEQQKRIGAAEFRNTHFSYVMGTDGVEKFVSTPELQSDNSIGSDPLEPGQVWTISPGGADEHPGLYRIEINEGPGSGVKILNKPVPLSFKESMGYAEQNLYARSTQLVGDKDPRQHEFTTQLRAFDASKSGAKLGMASLISLCTSLLKKSAKGGLIIVGEINLGGSIESVHNPVTLAEIAVEKGATTLLIPVSCRRQLFDLSDEMATKVDIQFYSDARDALLKAIVE encoded by the coding sequence ATGCTCGAAACGGATGCTCTTGATAGTAAAGCGGCAACTTCTCTTGAAGGTTTTTTGGTTAGAAAAGATCTTGTTCGTACATTTAGCCGCCAATTCCCTGTTCCAACATATGTTGTCGAATTTTTACTCGGACGATACTGTGCGAGTACAGATCAAGATGAAATAGACGAAGGGCTTGAAATTGTAGAGCGCCAGCTTAAATCGCGCACAGTAAAAGCTGGCGAAGAAGAGCTGTTTAAAGCAAGAGCGAGAGAAAATGGTGAAGTAAAAATTATTGATCTCATCACTGCTCGTCTTGATGCAAGAACCGACTCTTACATCGCAACGCTACCAAGTTTACAACTAACTGACGTACGAATTAATTCTGATTTAGTAAATCAACACGAGCGAATGTTAACCGGTGGCTTTTATGCTGAAGTAACCCTTAGTTACGATGCTGCAATTGCACAAGAAAGCAAAGGACGTCCATTTGGTGTTGAATCATTACGCGAAATCCAACTATCCAAAAGAAATGTATTGGACACTCTAGCTGAAGCTCGGCACAAATTCAGTACAGAAGAATGGAAAGACTTTTTACTGCGATCCATTGGTGTTGAACCCCAAAAACTAACAGAACGTCAACGCGATGCTTTTATGCTCCGTATGGTTCCATTTGTTGAACGAAATTATAACGTGATGGAACTTGGACCGAGGGGCACAGGCAAAAGCCACTTATTCCAACAAGTATCACCATATGCTCACCTGATTTCCGGCGGGAAGGCAACCGTTGCGAGAATGTTTGTGAATAATGCAACAGGCCAGCGTGGATTAGTCTGTCAGTACGATGTGGTCTGCTTTGATGAAGTCTCTGGTATCTCTTTTGACCAAAAAGATGGCGTCAACATCATGAAAGGTTACATGGAATCTGGAGAGTTTAGCCGTGGCAAAGAAAGTATTAGAGCTGATGGTAGCATCGTTTTAGTAGGTAACTTTGATGTTGATGTTGAGCATCAACAACGAATTGGGCACCTTTTCGGCCCAATGCCTCCTGAAATGAAAGATGATACCGCATTTATGGATCGTATTCATGCCTTTCTGCCTGGTTGGGACATTCCCAAAATAAGCAAAGAACTTCTGACAAATCACTTTGGTCTTGTAAGTGATTTTCTGTCTGAATGTTGGACCCAACTAAGAAATCAAAGTCGAGTGAGCGTACTCCAAAACAGGGTATTTTTTGGTGGAGCTCTTTCTGGACGCGATACAAACGCAGTAAACAAGACCGTTAGTGGCCTGATCAAACTTCTCTACCCTAGTGGCGGTACTGTATCTGATGAGGACCTTGAATGGGCAGTACATCTTGCTATGGAATCACGAAGAAGAGTAAAGGAACAACAGAAAAGAATTGGCGCAGCAGAATTTAGAAATACTCATTTCAGTTACGTAATGGGAACTGATGGTGTTGAAAAATTTGTGTCAACACCCGAGCTGCAGAGTGACAATAGCATTGGTAGCGACCCGTTAGAGCCAGGCCAAGTTTGGACTATTTCCCCCGGAGGAGCAGACGAACACCCCGGCCTTTACCGAATTGAGATCAACGAAGGCCCTGGCTCTGGGGTAAAAATACTGAATAAACCTGTACCGTTATCTTTTAAAGAAAGTATGGGATATGCTGAGCAAAATTTATATGCACGGTCTACTCAACTCGTCGGTGACAAGGACCCGAGGCAACATGAATTCACAACCCAGCTTCGAGCTTTCGACGCCTCCAAATCAGGGGCAAAGCTGGGCATGGCTTCTTTAATATCACTCTGCACATCTTTATTAAAGAAAAGTGCCAAAGGTGGACTCATAATTGTCGGTGAAATAAACCTTGGTGGTTCTATCGAATCTGTTCACAATCCAGTAACACTTGCTGAAATAGCTGTTGAAAAAGGGGCTACCACACTACTCATCCCTGTTTCTTGCAGAAGGCAACTCTTTGACCTTTCAGATGAAATGGCCACAAAAGTTGATATTCAATTTTACTCTGATGCACGAGACGCTCTATTGAAGGCAATTGTAGAATAA